A genomic region of Gemmata massiliana contains the following coding sequences:
- a CDS encoding DUF1553 domain-containing protein: MPRTALSLIAFLFASSATAAPPDFDKQIAPLLAARCVDCHSGPKPKGKLDLSRKAGVFAAGTPAVVPGKPASSSLWERVAAGEMPPKKPLPEAEQKLLKEWIESGAKWGTDPIDPFRFTTDARAGYDWWAIQPVARPKVPEAPDMKRAFNTIDRFIVAKLSDKGLSLSPEADRRTLIRRVYFDLTGLPPSPEEVDAFVRDTDANAYEKVVDRLLASPHYGERWARHWLDVVRYGETDGFERNTPRENSWHYRDWVIRALNSDVPYTEFVQQQLAGDVLRPGDPDATRATGFLVAGVHNTVLGNDQMRAIARQDELEDIVGGVAQTFLGLTANCARCHDHKFDPISQADFYRLASALGGVGFGERPAPDAKTTSEIAKLVKELGAVTKKLAALEDPARKAVLAEKGMGKTDKFAPAPIAAWDFRRGSDDLIGKLHVKLVGGAKLTSEGAVLDGKTALLRTSALPFDLKAKTLEAWVKLDSLSQRGGGIISVQTPDGNEFDAIVFGENEPARWMAGSNGFVRYKSFGGSEEKGATNEFVHFAITFSADGTITGYRNGERYGAGYAPRGALGFQAEKAVVVFGCRHEPAGGNKMLAGTVSAARLYDKALSHEEIEASFRSGGGFVSEAELAAKLAPEDRATRTALRTQHETLATRLGTLRQLAANAKIYANVPQAPGVTRVLIRGDLATPAAVVAPAGLSALTGPKADFGLSPDATDADRRKKLVEWITAPNNPLFGRVIVNRVWHYHFGTGIVETPNDFGFNGGRPSHPELLDWLATEFADRKYSLKSLHKLIVTSAAYRQASAPRKDASAKDADNRLLWRYKPHRLEGEVVRDTMLAASGLLNREVGGKGFSDYKMRDFNGTAYFDPFDPIGPEFHRRSVYRFTPRGANQGLLDTFDCPDPAAAAPRRAVTTTPLQALALWNNGFALRTADALAARVAKEADGVEKQVTRAWLLAYQRPPSEDELKLAVKLVNDHGLKALGRVLFNSNEFVTVE, from the coding sequence ATGCCGCGCACAGCTCTCTCGCTCATCGCGTTCCTGTTTGCTTCCAGCGCCACGGCCGCGCCGCCCGACTTCGACAAGCAAATCGCCCCGTTGCTCGCCGCGCGGTGCGTCGATTGCCACAGCGGGCCGAAGCCGAAGGGTAAACTCGATCTCTCGCGCAAAGCCGGCGTGTTCGCCGCGGGCACCCCGGCCGTCGTGCCGGGAAAACCCGCGAGTAGTTCGCTGTGGGAGCGCGTCGCGGCGGGCGAAATGCCGCCGAAAAAGCCGCTGCCGGAAGCCGAACAGAAACTGCTCAAGGAGTGGATCGAGAGCGGGGCGAAGTGGGGCACGGACCCGATTGATCCGTTCCGCTTCACGACGGATGCTCGTGCCGGGTACGACTGGTGGGCGATTCAGCCCGTCGCGCGCCCGAAGGTGCCCGAAGCGCCAGACATGAAGCGGGCCTTCAACACGATCGATCGCTTCATTGTGGCGAAGCTGAGCGACAAGGGGTTGTCGCTTTCCCCGGAAGCGGACCGGCGCACGCTGATTCGCCGCGTGTACTTCGACCTCACCGGCCTACCTCCGTCGCCGGAAGAGGTGGATGCGTTCGTGCGAGACACGGACGCGAACGCTTACGAGAAAGTAGTCGACCGGTTGCTCGCGTCGCCGCACTACGGCGAGCGCTGGGCGCGCCACTGGCTCGACGTGGTGCGCTACGGCGAAACGGACGGCTTCGAGCGCAATACCCCGCGCGAGAACTCGTGGCACTACCGCGACTGGGTGATTCGGGCGCTCAACTCGGACGTGCCGTACACCGAGTTCGTGCAGCAGCAACTCGCGGGCGACGTACTGCGCCCCGGTGATCCCGATGCCACACGCGCGACGGGCTTCCTGGTGGCCGGGGTTCACAACACGGTGCTCGGCAACGACCAGATGCGGGCGATCGCACGGCAGGACGAACTCGAAGACATCGTCGGCGGCGTGGCGCAAACGTTCCTCGGACTGACCGCGAACTGTGCCCGGTGCCACGACCACAAGTTCGATCCCATCTCTCAGGCGGACTTTTACCGACTCGCGTCCGCGCTCGGCGGCGTCGGGTTCGGCGAGCGCCCCGCACCCGACGCCAAAACGACGAGCGAAATCGCGAAGCTCGTCAAGGAGTTGGGCGCCGTCACCAAAAAACTCGCGGCCCTCGAAGATCCCGCACGCAAGGCGGTTCTGGCCGAGAAGGGGATGGGGAAAACGGACAAATTCGCCCCCGCTCCGATTGCTGCGTGGGACTTCCGGCGGGGGAGCGACGACCTCATCGGTAAGCTGCACGTCAAACTCGTGGGGGGCGCGAAACTCACGTCCGAGGGGGCGGTACTCGATGGTAAGACCGCGCTCTTGCGCACGTCCGCATTACCCTTCGACCTGAAGGCGAAGACGCTCGAAGCCTGGGTGAAACTCGATTCCCTCTCGCAACGCGGCGGCGGCATCATCTCCGTGCAGACGCCCGACGGGAACGAGTTCGATGCGATCGTGTTCGGTGAAAACGAGCCGGCTCGGTGGATGGCCGGGAGCAACGGCTTCGTGCGATACAAGTCGTTCGGTGGCTCGGAAGAAAAGGGGGCCACGAACGAGTTCGTTCACTTTGCTATTACGTTCAGCGCGGATGGCACGATCACCGGGTATCGCAACGGCGAGCGCTACGGCGCTGGCTACGCGCCCAGAGGAGCGCTGGGATTCCAGGCGGAAAAGGCGGTCGTCGTGTTCGGGTGCCGGCACGAACCGGCCGGCGGGAACAAGATGCTCGCGGGCACAGTGAGTGCAGCACGCCTGTACGACAAGGCACTCTCGCACGAAGAGATCGAAGCCTCGTTCCGGTCCGGTGGCGGGTTCGTGAGTGAGGCCGAACTCGCTGCGAAACTCGCACCCGAAGACCGTGCAACGCGGACCGCGCTCCGCACGCAGCACGAAACACTCGCGACGCGGCTCGGAACGCTGCGTCAGCTCGCGGCGAACGCGAAAATCTACGCGAACGTGCCCCAAGCGCCGGGAGTAACGCGGGTACTCATTCGTGGTGATCTTGCGACTCCCGCGGCAGTTGTCGCGCCCGCAGGGTTGTCGGCGCTGACTGGTCCGAAGGCGGATTTCGGACTTTCCCCGGACGCGACCGACGCGGACCGGCGCAAAAAGCTCGTGGAGTGGATCACCGCGCCGAACAACCCGCTGTTCGGTCGCGTGATTGTGAACCGCGTGTGGCACTACCACTTCGGTACGGGAATCGTCGAGACGCCGAACGACTTCGGCTTTAACGGCGGGCGCCCGTCGCACCCCGAACTGCTCGACTGGCTCGCGACCGAATTCGCGGACCGAAAATACAGCCTCAAATCGCTTCACAAACTCATCGTGACCTCGGCGGCGTACCGGCAAGCGTCGGCTCCTCGAAAGGACGCGAGCGCGAAGGACGCCGACAACCGCCTCCTGTGGCGGTACAAGCCGCACCGACTAGAGGGCGAAGTGGTGCGCGACACGATGCTGGCGGCGTCGGGCTTGTTGAACCGCGAGGTCGGCGGGAAGGGGTTCAGCGACTACAAGATGCGCGACTTCAACGGCACCGCGTACTTTGACCCGTTCGATCCGATCGGGCCAGAGTTCCACCGACGGAGCGTGTACCGGTTCACTCCGCGCGGCGCGAACCAGGGGCTGCTCGATACGTTCGACTGCCCCGACCCCGCAGCAGCGGCTCCGCGGCGCGCAGTCACCACGACGCCGCTTCAGGCGCTCGCGTTATGGAACAACGGTTTCGCGCTCCGCACGGCCGACGCCCTCGCCGCCCGTGTCGCGAAAGAGGCCGACGGGGTCGAGAAGCAGGTCACGCGCGCTTGGTTGCTCGCGTACCAGCGCCCGCCGAGCGAGGACGAACTGAAACTCGCCGTGAAGCTGGTCAACGATCACGGGCTCAAAGCGCTGGGGCGCGTGCTGTTCAACAGCAACGAGTTCGTGACCGTGGAGTGA
- a CDS encoding zinc-dependent metalloprotease produces the protein MRTRSLLGAGLIAALAILSSHSAPASAKQPPSKTVPKAGDLKKYDDVITKDFTTTTGVFAVHRHDDKLYFEVPQDKQGRLFLWQAEVAKGPGGGMFGSWGGAALGSAVLKFERRANKLYLWKVGFAKRSDGKAVQASIDASATDSIVGVFNVECEGKDRSVVINVSDTFIFGISDLPITRAAGAAGASVDSGRSYLSEVKAFPSNIEVRALITFRASGGFGGPAGPGGLAGLGGAKSVTALVHHSLAILPETPMQGRLADPRVGYFTEEFVDYSHPKQWAVAREFITRFRLEKKDPSAAVSEVVKPITFYLSKEIPEKWRPFMKQGVEDWAPAFEKAGFKNAIICRDAPTRSEDPNWDPEDARHSVIRWVAEPVQNAMGPHVHDPRSGEVISAHIIFWHDMVKTAQTWYFVQCSAVDQKARKFPLPDDTTGAMIRYVCAHEVGHTLGLRHNHRASQAFSVSQLRDPKFCAEYGSVASIMSYGRCNYVAQPEDKVDPKNLLPKIAPYDNFAIEWGYKPVASAKTPDEERKTLDEWAAKQLDNPFLRFGGEDGPSMVDPTVLTENIGSDPIQVTACGLKNLDRVLEHMLAATTEKGEDYALLEEVYEELLNARLGWFMAVAKQVGGVVENRTLGGRGGEAFVRVSKDKQKEAVKFLLENAFTTPTKLLNPGLVNQFKFSGTGSDIAGQQRLMLRSLLSAGRLARLADAELLAPDKTYTAVELVNDVQTGLFSELKSDAPKIDPLRRQLQRGYVDLLKAEFQPAPAAPSPIGPQGAGAAAGARPASELRAVGRQALGTLAGQLEAAKGKAKDPLTIAHIDDLHSEITTILAADKKK, from the coding sequence ATGCGCACCCGTTCGCTGCTGGGCGCCGGCCTGATTGCCGCGCTCGCGATCCTTTCGTCACACTCCGCGCCGGCCAGCGCGAAACAACCGCCCTCCAAGACCGTACCGAAGGCCGGCGACCTGAAGAAATATGACGACGTCATCACGAAGGACTTCACCACGACGACGGGCGTCTTCGCGGTCCACCGGCACGACGACAAACTGTACTTCGAGGTTCCCCAGGACAAGCAGGGGCGCCTGTTCCTTTGGCAGGCCGAAGTTGCTAAGGGGCCGGGCGGCGGCATGTTCGGCAGTTGGGGCGGCGCGGCCCTCGGCTCCGCGGTACTGAAGTTCGAGCGCCGGGCCAACAAGCTCTACTTGTGGAAGGTTGGGTTCGCGAAGCGGTCCGACGGGAAGGCGGTGCAGGCCTCCATCGACGCGAGCGCGACCGACTCCATCGTCGGCGTGTTCAACGTCGAGTGCGAGGGCAAGGACCGGTCCGTGGTCATCAACGTGTCGGACACGTTCATCTTCGGGATCAGCGACCTGCCCATCACGCGCGCCGCGGGAGCCGCGGGCGCGAGCGTGGACTCGGGGCGGTCGTACCTCTCCGAAGTGAAAGCGTTCCCGAGCAATATCGAGGTCCGGGCGCTGATCACCTTCCGCGCGAGCGGCGGCTTCGGCGGACCGGCGGGACCGGGCGGGCTGGCCGGACTGGGCGGGGCCAAGAGCGTGACGGCGCTCGTCCACCACAGCCTCGCGATCCTGCCGGAAACGCCGATGCAGGGCCGGCTCGCCGACCCGCGCGTGGGGTACTTCACCGAAGAGTTCGTGGACTACTCGCACCCGAAGCAGTGGGCCGTGGCGCGCGAGTTCATCACCCGGTTCCGCCTGGAAAAGAAAGACCCGTCCGCGGCGGTCAGCGAAGTGGTGAAGCCGATCACGTTCTACCTGTCGAAAGAGATCCCCGAAAAGTGGCGCCCGTTCATGAAGCAGGGCGTTGAGGACTGGGCACCCGCATTCGAGAAGGCCGGGTTCAAGAACGCGATCATCTGCCGTGACGCGCCGACGCGCTCCGAAGACCCGAACTGGGACCCGGAAGACGCGCGCCACTCGGTCATCCGATGGGTGGCCGAACCGGTGCAGAACGCGATGGGGCCGCACGTCCACGACCCGCGCTCGGGCGAAGTGATCTCCGCGCACATCATCTTCTGGCACGACATGGTGAAGACCGCGCAGACGTGGTACTTCGTGCAGTGCTCCGCGGTGGACCAGAAGGCCCGCAAGTTCCCGCTCCCGGACGACACCACCGGCGCGATGATCCGCTACGTGTGCGCGCACGAAGTGGGCCACACGCTCGGGCTGCGCCACAACCACCGCGCGAGCCAGGCGTTCTCGGTGAGCCAGTTGCGCGACCCGAAGTTCTGCGCCGAGTACGGCAGCGTCGCGTCGATCATGTCCTACGGCCGGTGCAACTACGTCGCGCAACCGGAAGACAAGGTGGACCCGAAAAACCTGCTGCCGAAGATCGCCCCGTATGACAACTTCGCCATCGAGTGGGGTTACAAGCCGGTCGCCAGCGCGAAGACCCCCGACGAGGAGCGCAAGACGCTCGACGAATGGGCCGCGAAGCAACTGGACAACCCGTTCCTGCGGTTCGGCGGCGAAGACGGCCCGTCGATGGTGGACCCGACCGTGCTCACCGAGAACATCGGGAGCGACCCGATCCAGGTCACCGCGTGCGGCCTGAAGAACCTCGACCGCGTGCTCGAACACATGCTGGCCGCGACGACCGAAAAGGGTGAGGACTACGCGCTGCTCGAAGAGGTGTACGAAGAACTCCTCAACGCGCGCCTAGGCTGGTTCATGGCCGTGGCGAAGCAGGTGGGCGGCGTGGTGGAGAACCGCACGCTCGGCGGGCGCGGCGGCGAGGCGTTCGTCCGCGTGTCGAAGGACAAGCAGAAGGAAGCCGTGAAGTTCCTGCTGGAAAATGCCTTCACCACGCCGACGAAGTTGCTCAACCCGGGCCTCGTGAACCAGTTCAAGTTCTCGGGCACGGGCAGCGACATCGCGGGCCAACAGCGGCTCATGCTCCGCAGCCTGTTGAGCGCGGGTCGGCTGGCCCGGCTCGCCGACGCAGAACTACTCGCGCCGGACAAGACTTACACTGCCGTAGAACTGGTGAACGACGTTCAGACCGGGCTGTTCTCGGAACTGAAGTCCGACGCGCCGAAGATCGACCCACTCCGGCGGCAGCTCCAGCGCGGGTACGTCGATCTGCTGAAGGCCGAGTTCCAACCGGCTCCGGCGGCCCCGAGCCCGATCGGGCCGCAAGGCGCTGGCGCGGCTGCGGGCGCGCGCCCAGCGAGTGAGCTTCGCGCGGTCGGGCGCCAAGCGCTCGGTACGCTGGCCGGTCAGCTCGAAGCGGCGAAGGGCAAGGCGAAAGACCCGCTGACGATCGCGCACATCGACGACCTGCACAGCGAGATCACAACCATCCTCGCGGCCGACAAGAAGAAGTAA
- a CDS encoding serpin family protein has translation MNTLSRRAFLSASAATAASTLVPRFGFAVDKVDTAKLVAGNTQFGCALYGELGAKAGNLFFSPFSISTALGMTAAGARGKTFEEMEQVLHLPADAPAAFGAVLKSLNDEPDAKKRGFTLTTANALWAQNGYPWNPEYKKRVATDYGAGLFDTDFKSDPEAARATINLWVEKETREKIKELLPKDVVTRGTRLVLTNAIYFKGDWDVKFKKENTKDLPFTLADGKKVDAPLMHRVGAHSYAEADGYQVLDLPYASKRVSMTVILPKKPDGLAAVEKELIGDKLGAVLKGLRREREVHVHLPRFKVEKSFLLNDPLIALGMKAAFTAADFSGMHTGVENLVISAVLHKAFVDVNEEGTEAAAATGVVIAPTSAAPPPMPKYFRADRPFLYLIRDHKTGSVLFMGRLSEPAK, from the coding sequence ATGAATACTTTGTCTCGGCGCGCGTTCCTGTCCGCGTCCGCCGCTACTGCTGCCAGCACGCTCGTCCCCCGGTTCGGCTTCGCAGTCGACAAGGTCGATACAGCGAAACTCGTTGCCGGTAACACGCAGTTCGGGTGCGCGCTGTACGGTGAACTCGGAGCCAAAGCCGGAAACCTGTTCTTTTCGCCGTTCAGCATTTCCACGGCACTCGGAATGACCGCGGCCGGCGCACGCGGGAAGACCTTCGAGGAAATGGAACAGGTTCTTCACCTGCCGGCCGACGCGCCCGCGGCGTTCGGGGCCGTGTTGAAGAGCCTGAACGACGAGCCGGACGCCAAGAAGCGCGGGTTCACGCTCACCACCGCGAACGCGCTGTGGGCACAGAACGGGTACCCGTGGAACCCGGAGTACAAGAAGCGCGTCGCCACCGACTACGGCGCCGGGCTGTTCGACACGGACTTCAAGAGCGACCCCGAGGCCGCCCGCGCCACCATCAATTTGTGGGTCGAGAAGGAGACGCGCGAGAAGATCAAGGAACTGCTCCCGAAGGACGTCGTCACCCGCGGGACGCGCCTCGTGCTCACCAACGCCATCTACTTCAAGGGTGATTGGGACGTGAAGTTCAAGAAGGAGAACACGAAAGACCTCCCGTTCACGCTCGCCGACGGCAAAAAGGTGGACGCGCCGCTCATGCACCGCGTCGGGGCACACTCCTACGCGGAAGCGGACGGCTACCAAGTGCTCGACCTGCCGTATGCCAGTAAGCGCGTGAGCATGACCGTGATCCTGCCGAAAAAGCCGGACGGTCTCGCCGCGGTCGAGAAGGAGTTGATCGGTGACAAACTCGGCGCGGTGCTGAAGGGCTTGCGCCGCGAGCGGGAGGTCCATGTTCACCTGCCGCGGTTCAAGGTGGAGAAATCGTTCCTCTTGAACGATCCCCTGATCGCACTCGGTATGAAGGCAGCGTTTACCGCCGCGGATTTCAGCGGAATGCACACCGGCGTCGAGAATCTGGTTATCTCTGCGGTGCTGCACAAGGCGTTTGTGGACGTGAACGAAGAGGGCACCGAGGCCGCTGCCGCGACCGGGGTCGTGATCGCCCCCACGAGCGCGGCCCCGCCGCCGATGCCGAAATACTTCCGGGCCGACCGGCCGTTCCTCTACCTGATCCGCGACCACAAGACCGGTAGCGTGTTGTTCATGGGTCGGCTGTCTGAACCGGCGAAGTGA